In Polyangiaceae bacterium, a genomic segment contains:
- a CDS encoding serine/threonine protein kinase encodes MPTCPKCRTVYPEGVAKCGHDGETLLPDAAFAGVDPDLTPGITVGEYEIEKKLGEGGFGSVYAGVHPLIGKRVAVKVLNREYSSNPQMVSRFIAEARAVNQIQHQNIIDIFAFGSLPDKRQYYVMELLDGVPFDEYIQRKGRLSPEEAVPILRQVARALDAAHANEIVHRDLKPENIYIAFDSEGKPTPKLLDFGIAKLLGDHTSGHKTNTGAPIGTPYYMSPEQCRGTGVDHRTDIYSFGVMCFEVLTGQRPFVSDQMLTLMLKHINEPPPAVSAVGGLPAELDAPIQRMMAKDPADRPQTVSRALEELAAAAQSAGMSVTVSPLSGGGHAMPTPRFGVLDRTELDTEQMSPSIQGQLQKAAGASTQAPLAVDTGSPKKSSRMALFAVLGVLVLGGAGAAVFALRSNHPQVTADHLAETATPTPSTAPTATEAPAAPLKSAEPEKPEEPEKPTSVRFTVDSKPKSVEAYVDGKKIGSSDEPLELPYGDKEVEIEFQAPGYLSKKVHVKPDVGGVISVTLAKIVQRTQTKKKGSGDLENPF; translated from the coding sequence ATGCCCACCTGTCCCAAATGCCGAACCGTCTATCCCGAAGGCGTCGCCAAGTGCGGCCATGACGGCGAGACGTTGCTCCCGGACGCCGCGTTCGCAGGCGTCGATCCTGACCTCACGCCAGGCATAACTGTCGGCGAGTACGAAATCGAAAAGAAGCTTGGTGAAGGCGGCTTCGGTTCGGTCTACGCCGGCGTTCATCCGCTGATCGGCAAGCGCGTCGCGGTGAAGGTCTTGAACCGCGAGTACTCCTCGAACCCGCAGATGGTCTCGCGTTTCATCGCGGAAGCGCGTGCCGTCAATCAGATCCAGCACCAGAACATCATCGATATCTTCGCGTTCGGTAGCCTGCCAGACAAGCGCCAGTACTACGTCATGGAGCTGCTGGATGGCGTACCGTTCGACGAGTACATCCAGCGCAAGGGTCGCTTGAGCCCAGAGGAGGCGGTACCGATCTTGCGTCAGGTAGCGCGCGCGCTGGACGCAGCTCACGCGAACGAGATCGTGCACCGCGATCTCAAGCCAGAGAACATCTACATCGCCTTCGACTCCGAGGGGAAGCCGACGCCCAAGCTCCTCGACTTTGGTATCGCCAAGCTACTCGGCGACCACACGAGTGGCCACAAGACAAACACCGGCGCCCCGATCGGTACGCCCTACTACATGTCTCCGGAACAGTGTCGCGGTACTGGAGTTGACCACCGCACGGACATCTACTCGTTCGGCGTCATGTGCTTCGAGGTACTAACGGGTCAGCGCCCGTTCGTCTCCGACCAGATGCTGACGTTGATGCTCAAGCACATCAACGAACCGCCACCAGCAGTGAGCGCGGTTGGAGGTCTCCCCGCGGAACTGGACGCGCCCATTCAGCGCATGATGGCAAAGGATCCAGCCGATCGCCCTCAGACAGTCTCGAGGGCCCTGGAGGAGCTAGCAGCGGCCGCGCAGAGCGCCGGCATGAGCGTGACCGTGAGCCCACTCTCGGGCGGCGGGCACGCGATGCCGACTCCGCGCTTCGGTGTGCTCGATCGAACCGAGCTCGACACCGAACAGATGTCGCCCTCGATTCAAGGACAGCTGCAGAAAGCCGCGGGCGCGTCCACCCAAGCGCCCCTGGCGGTCGACACGGGCAGCCCGAAAAAGAGCTCTCGCATGGCGCTGTTCGCGGTGCTTGGTGTACTCGTGCTCGGCGGCGCCGGCGCCGCTGTGTTCGCCCTACGCTCGAATCATCCACAGGTCACAGCGGATCACCTCGCGGAAACGGCAACACCGACGCCGTCTACAGCGCCCACGGCCACGGAAGCGCCTGCCGCACCTCTGAAAAGCGCAGAACCAGAAAAGCCTGAAGAGCCGGAGAAGCCGACCAGTGTGCGCTTCACCGTCGACTCGAAGCCGAAGAGCGTCGAGGCGTACGTGGACGGAAAGAAGATCGGCTCCTCCGACGAACCGCTCGAGTTGCCGTACGGAGACAAGGAAGTCGAAATCGAGTTTCAGGCGCCCGGCTACCTCTCGAAGAAGGTGCACGTGAAGCCTGACGTCGGTGGCGTGATCAGCGTCACGCTAGCCAAGATCGTCCAGCGCACACAGACCAAGAAGAAGGGCAGCGGAGACTTGGAGAACCCGTTCTGA
- a CDS encoding alpha/beta fold hydrolase, with protein sequence MARRHSRPRGFGGGLKRVSKGAQNAMEVLRLGRLTPRQGATFEVVHQERMFKLRRYASVKHPSGTRVKAPLVLIPPLMLTAEIYDVSPELSAVGVLTNEGIDPWVIDFGAPEREEGGMERTLDDHVRAVAKAIRMVAEQTGAPVHLAGYSQGGMFAYQAAAYLQSAHLASVITFGSPVDIHANLPSLSNEVAERVIGMARTLIEYPLTHMEGLPGILTSTGFKLLTPVKEAQQLVDFVRNLHDRQALEKRESRRRFLGGEGFVAWPGPALRKFIDEFVVHNRLASGGFVIDGRSVTLADIRCPVLAFVGERDDIARPPSVRAIANAAPNAEVFEIPLSAGHFGLVVGSTSLRETWPSVVQWLRWREGLGEQPLLISDPHAEPEAPEYLDDDDEVGGFDLDVDIDLFVDTAASAVSSAWKRLGHAFEDAADAVDNLRFQLPRLSQLRRMGPDSRISMAGVLARQAKHIPEQTFFLFRGRAFSYADADRRVNHVVRGFISCGVRRGTRVGVLMEGRPSYLSVVAALNRIGAIAVLLNPASSRIALSKCLEMGEAEFLVSDPGHAELARDSFQGDVLVLGGGGRVRNSTAGVIDMEQIDPDRVELPAWYEPNPGKSGDLAMIIFTSGRYSKPRAARITNRRWAFSAYGAAAACTLTGKDTVYCCLPLHHQSGMLVSVGGGLVGGARLALASRFTPELFWKEVRRYGATVVFYAGEMCRELVNAPVAPSEHINPLRLFAGSGMRKDVWYRLQDRFGVGVLEFYASSEGNAVLANASGKKLGALGRPLPGATDMAIVRYDFDRGELIKDARGWLVPTKENEWGMMISRVDSTHPSATLAGYAQDPDTAKRIVRGAFEADDVWFLTGDILRRDDDGDYWYVDRASDMIRTVTGPVATTEIEDALYDLPEVGLAVAYALRVPGTSWQMPVAAVVPQGDARLDPGAILDVIERQLPLRARPRIIRVRSQIALTDGYRPIKAPLIEAGIRGSSTEKRFWYDSDRHRYEELDPSGYVEAVRQAGGSASELDLEEEAAS encoded by the coding sequence ATGGCCAGACGTCATTCACGACCCAGAGGATTTGGGGGAGGCCTCAAGCGCGTCAGCAAGGGCGCGCAGAACGCCATGGAGGTACTACGCCTCGGGCGCCTGACACCCCGCCAAGGTGCAACCTTCGAGGTGGTCCACCAAGAGCGGATGTTCAAGCTGCGTCGCTACGCCAGCGTGAAGCATCCGAGCGGAACCCGCGTGAAGGCGCCCCTCGTGCTCATCCCGCCATTGATGCTCACGGCGGAGATCTACGACGTATCACCCGAGCTGAGCGCAGTCGGCGTGCTGACCAACGAAGGCATCGATCCTTGGGTGATCGATTTTGGCGCGCCCGAACGCGAAGAAGGGGGCATGGAGCGCACCCTCGATGATCACGTGCGCGCGGTCGCCAAGGCCATCCGCATGGTCGCCGAGCAAACAGGCGCCCCGGTGCACCTCGCTGGCTACTCCCAGGGTGGGATGTTCGCGTATCAAGCTGCGGCTTACCTTCAGTCCGCTCACCTCGCGTCGGTGATCACGTTTGGTAGCCCCGTGGATATTCACGCCAACCTACCGTCGCTCTCGAATGAGGTGGCAGAGCGCGTGATCGGAATGGCGCGGACGCTGATCGAGTATCCGCTGACTCATATGGAGGGTCTGCCAGGCATCCTCACGAGCACCGGCTTCAAGCTGCTCACGCCCGTGAAGGAAGCCCAGCAGCTAGTGGACTTCGTGCGCAACCTGCATGACCGCCAAGCGCTGGAAAAGCGCGAGAGCCGCCGCAGGTTTTTAGGGGGTGAGGGGTTCGTTGCGTGGCCTGGTCCGGCGCTGCGGAAGTTCATTGATGAATTCGTGGTGCACAACCGCCTAGCGTCGGGCGGCTTCGTGATCGACGGCCGAAGCGTGACGTTGGCTGACATCCGCTGCCCAGTGTTGGCCTTCGTTGGAGAGCGCGACGACATCGCCCGGCCCCCAAGCGTGCGAGCTATTGCGAACGCCGCACCCAACGCGGAGGTGTTCGAGATCCCGCTGTCCGCAGGCCACTTTGGACTAGTCGTTGGTTCGACGTCCCTCAGGGAAACGTGGCCGAGCGTGGTGCAGTGGCTGCGCTGGCGCGAAGGCTTGGGAGAGCAGCCCCTGCTAATCAGCGATCCACACGCAGAGCCGGAAGCACCCGAGTACCTCGACGACGACGACGAAGTCGGTGGCTTCGACCTCGACGTGGATATTGACCTATTCGTCGATACCGCGGCTAGCGCGGTCTCTTCCGCGTGGAAGCGCCTGGGGCACGCTTTCGAGGACGCAGCGGATGCTGTCGACAACTTGCGCTTTCAGCTGCCTCGCTTGAGCCAGCTGCGACGCATGGGCCCCGACTCGCGCATCAGCATGGCTGGAGTGCTCGCGCGCCAGGCGAAGCACATCCCAGAGCAGACGTTCTTCCTCTTCCGCGGGCGGGCCTTTTCCTATGCGGACGCTGACCGCCGGGTGAATCACGTCGTGCGTGGCTTCATCTCCTGCGGGGTGCGGCGTGGAACGCGCGTTGGCGTGTTGATGGAAGGCCGACCGAGCTACCTCTCGGTGGTCGCGGCGCTGAACCGCATTGGCGCGATCGCCGTGCTCTTGAACCCGGCGTCTTCGCGCATCGCGCTGTCAAAGTGCCTGGAGATGGGCGAAGCGGAGTTCTTGGTGAGTGACCCGGGGCACGCGGAGCTCGCGCGGGACTCTTTCCAGGGCGACGTGCTGGTGCTGGGTGGTGGTGGGCGAGTGCGCAACTCGACTGCTGGCGTGATCGACATGGAGCAGATCGATCCTGATCGTGTCGAGCTCCCCGCCTGGTACGAACCGAACCCGGGCAAGTCGGGTGATCTGGCCATGATCATCTTTACCTCGGGTCGCTACTCGAAGCCTCGAGCGGCACGCATCACGAACCGGCGTTGGGCGTTCTCGGCGTATGGCGCGGCCGCCGCTTGTACGCTCACCGGGAAGGACACGGTCTACTGCTGCCTGCCATTGCATCATCAGTCAGGCATGCTGGTGAGCGTCGGAGGTGGGTTGGTCGGTGGTGCACGGCTCGCGTTGGCCAGTCGTTTCACCCCGGAACTATTTTGGAAGGAAGTACGTCGCTACGGCGCGACCGTCGTCTTCTACGCCGGCGAGATGTGCCGCGAGCTGGTCAACGCTCCCGTTGCGCCTTCGGAGCATATCAATCCCCTACGACTGTTTGCGGGCAGCGGGATGCGCAAAGACGTTTGGTACAGACTTCAAGATCGCTTTGGGGTTGGCGTGCTGGAGTTCTATGCATCCAGTGAAGGCAACGCGGTGCTCGCCAACGCATCCGGCAAGAAGCTCGGCGCCCTGGGGCGGCCGCTGCCTGGCGCCACCGACATGGCGATCGTGCGCTACGACTTCGACCGTGGCGAGCTGATCAAGGACGCCCGCGGTTGGCTCGTCCCGACCAAAGAAAACGAGTGGGGGATGATGATCTCCCGCGTCGACTCGACCCATCCTTCAGCAACGCTCGCCGGCTACGCTCAAGACCCCGACACCGCGAAGCGCATCGTGCGGGGTGCCTTCGAGGCCGACGACGTGTGGTTCTTGACGGGCGATATCCTGCGCAGGGACGACGACGGTGACTACTGGTACGTGGACCGCGCCTCAGATATGATCCGTACGGTAACGGGTCCTGTCGCGACCACCGAGATCGAGGACGCGCTGTACGATTTGCCCGAGGTGGGCCTCGCCGTGGCGTACGCTTTGCGGGTGCCCGGTACTTCCTGGCAGATGCCGGTTGCTGCCGTGGTGCCGCAAGGTGACGCGCGCCTGGACCCCGGCGCCATTCTGGACGTCATCGAGCGACAGCTGCCGCTACGTGCGCGGCCACGTATCATCCGCGTGCGCTCGCAGATCGCCCTCACGGATGGCTACCGTCCGATCAAAGCGCCGCTCATCGAAGCTGGCATCCGCGGCAGCTCCACCGAAAAGCGCTTCTGGTACGACTCGGATCGACATCGTTACGAGGAGTTGGACCCGTCGGGCTACGTGGAGGCCGTGCGTCAGGCCGGCGGGAGCGCGTCGGAGCTCGACCTCGAAGAGGAGGCGGCGAGCTAG
- a CDS encoding UbiA family prenyltransferase has translation MNLRADSLDHAPEDDRQRPVGVRDTLSALWRLSRPQGAFWLSWIVLIGYGFTLWDWGMGPRGVSGLVVILISWWLLNAGSLWLNAVLDDDQGEVLFQPSPVALPRGTAVAGYLALTSAVVVSAFSRWPGVLCASGAAILAVLYSHPRTRWKGHAWGGPFVNLAGYGLLTPIAGFAQTGLPPTARGFVTLLLLAAWILGAFFAAQAFQQREDAERGYSTLVVSQGAVGVIRVARWLMGFAMAGVVLGIALGYYPRLLFLGAPLLWLTDRYIKRWQELAGGAQTDSWGRAMAMGLHRRMMLSGALLFVLAYYDYQADYQADRPAAGWATARGRPPFPQRFQNTE, from the coding sequence TTGAACCTCAGAGCTGACAGCCTCGACCACGCTCCGGAGGACGACCGGCAACGGCCCGTTGGTGTGCGCGATACGCTGAGCGCGCTGTGGCGACTGTCGCGACCTCAGGGCGCCTTCTGGCTGTCGTGGATCGTATTGATCGGATACGGCTTCACGCTCTGGGACTGGGGTATGGGACCACGTGGCGTCTCGGGGCTCGTCGTGATCTTGATCAGCTGGTGGCTGCTCAACGCAGGGAGCCTGTGGCTCAACGCGGTGCTCGACGACGACCAGGGCGAGGTCCTGTTTCAACCCTCTCCCGTAGCTTTGCCTCGCGGAACCGCTGTGGCGGGTTACCTCGCTCTGACTTCAGCCGTCGTGGTGAGCGCTTTCAGTCGCTGGCCGGGAGTGCTGTGTGCAAGCGGAGCGGCGATCTTGGCGGTGCTGTACTCTCACCCCCGAACCCGCTGGAAGGGGCACGCATGGGGTGGGCCGTTCGTGAACTTGGCGGGCTACGGGCTGCTGACTCCTATCGCCGGGTTCGCTCAGACTGGGCTGCCTCCTACGGCCCGGGGCTTCGTCACGCTGCTGCTCCTTGCCGCGTGGATCTTAGGCGCCTTCTTCGCCGCCCAAGCGTTCCAACAGCGGGAGGATGCCGAGCGCGGATACTCGACGCTTGTTGTGAGCCAAGGGGCGGTCGGAGTGATTCGCGTGGCCCGCTGGTTGATGGGTTTCGCGATGGCGGGCGTGGTGCTCGGTATCGCGCTTGGCTACTACCCAAGGCTGCTGTTTCTGGGAGCGCCTCTGTTGTGGCTGACGGATCGCTACATCAAGCGTTGGCAGGAGTTGGCCGGTGGCGCTCAAACGGACAGCTGGGGGCGCGCGATGGCGATGGGCCTGCATCGGCGCATGATGCTCAGCGGCGCCTTGCTGTTCGTCCTCGCGTACTACGACTACCAGGCGGACTACCAAGCCGACCGCCCAGCGGCGGGGTGGGCGACCGCGCGCGGCCGGCCGCCTTTCCCTCAGCGTTTCCAGAACACCGAGTAG
- a CDS encoding serine/threonine protein kinase: MFVCPECGQCFQAPGQCPSDGNPLSDNLTEPLLGQMVGSYRIAALLGVGGMGRVYKGVHPQIGSRVAIKVLSMECAHHPALVQRFFAEARSVNVIRHESIVNIVDLSTLSDGRPYIVMEYLDGQSLSEVIRERSPLPVGGVMTLMFEVLDALAAAHQAGIVHRDLKPDNIFVTAQGRPKVLDFGIAKLRPELGAGSDATRTGSILGTPHYMSPEQAQGQHIDHRSDIYALGIILFELLTGARPFEAPTLYSLLDMHVKQPPPPPTSVRRDLLPVFDQVVFRALAKRPEQRYQTAGEMKQALELASQSLPQGSWAGLGARSSGRPPVGNVTPHYGRPPTVPSTLGGQIPSGTSPSFGGHPPGTMGGQVMSGGYGVGPTGGSLHLSPPAAPERSSPIPYILVAVGGFVLICAMILVFSFGLSLVGQANSSANQPVVNTPTADPDDPDDDPGLPVANVPGLPTGTANTRFDVTSEASTAFKAAEKVNPGLKVALITANGVKSDGMIDMSASMTNSATFQFVNASTCVLVSATQFGNTTIAMTRSDCSGTPVRPPRCSLANVMKRAFAQTKASPTALGIVTYQGNKAGEPRWSVTLGVLSHAEVPDDC; the protein is encoded by the coding sequence ATGTTCGTTTGTCCTGAGTGCGGTCAGTGCTTTCAGGCGCCGGGCCAATGCCCGAGCGACGGCAATCCTCTATCTGACAACCTGACCGAGCCGTTGCTCGGGCAAATGGTTGGAAGCTACCGCATCGCCGCGCTGCTCGGAGTGGGCGGAATGGGGCGCGTCTACAAGGGTGTTCATCCGCAGATTGGCAGCCGCGTGGCGATCAAGGTGCTGAGTATGGAGTGTGCTCACCACCCGGCGCTGGTTCAGCGTTTCTTCGCGGAAGCGCGGTCCGTGAACGTGATCCGCCACGAGAGCATCGTCAACATCGTGGATCTGTCGACGCTCAGCGATGGACGCCCGTACATCGTCATGGAGTACCTCGATGGGCAGTCGCTCTCCGAGGTGATCCGCGAGCGCTCACCGCTACCGGTGGGCGGCGTGATGACGCTGATGTTCGAGGTGCTCGATGCGTTGGCGGCCGCACATCAAGCGGGCATCGTGCACCGCGATCTCAAGCCCGACAACATCTTCGTGACGGCGCAAGGTCGGCCCAAGGTGCTCGACTTCGGAATCGCGAAACTGCGACCGGAGCTTGGTGCTGGCAGTGACGCGACGCGCACCGGATCCATCCTGGGCACGCCCCACTACATGTCCCCTGAGCAGGCTCAGGGCCAGCACATCGACCATCGCAGCGACATCTACGCACTGGGCATCATCCTGTTCGAGCTATTGACCGGTGCCCGTCCGTTCGAGGCGCCCACCCTGTACAGCTTGCTCGACATGCACGTGAAGCAGCCGCCCCCGCCGCCGACTTCCGTGCGTAGGGATCTGCTACCGGTGTTCGATCAAGTGGTGTTCCGCGCCCTAGCGAAGCGCCCTGAGCAGCGCTACCAGACGGCCGGCGAGATGAAGCAGGCGCTGGAGCTCGCTTCCCAATCACTTCCGCAGGGAAGTTGGGCGGGGCTTGGTGCCCGCAGCAGCGGTCGTCCGCCGGTGGGCAATGTCACACCGCACTACGGGCGTCCTCCTACTGTGCCGAGCACCCTTGGGGGACAGATACCAAGCGGGACCTCACCAAGTTTTGGCGGTCACCCTCCGGGCACCATGGGTGGTCAGGTGATGAGCGGTGGGTATGGCGTCGGCCCGACTGGCGGCTCCCTGCACTTGTCACCCCCCGCAGCGCCCGAGCGCTCGTCACCCATTCCGTACATCTTGGTCGCCGTGGGTGGGTTCGTGCTGATTTGTGCGATGATCCTAGTGTTCTCGTTCGGCCTTTCCCTCGTCGGTCAGGCGAATAGCAGCGCGAACCAGCCAGTGGTGAACACGCCCACCGCCGATCCGGATGATCCTGACGATGACCCGGGTTTGCCCGTCGCGAACGTGCCGGGCTTGCCAACCGGTACTGCTAACACGCGCTTCGACGTTACGTCGGAGGCGTCCACCGCGTTCAAAGCCGCAGAGAAGGTCAATCCTGGCCTGAAAGTCGCCTTGATTACGGCGAACGGCGTGAAGTCCGACGGAATGATCGACATGAGCGCGTCGATGACGAACTCGGCCACGTTTCAGTTCGTCAACGCGAGCACCTGCGTGCTGGTTTCCGCGACCCAGTTTGGCAACACCACCATCGCAATGACTCGCTCGGATTGCTCCGGCACACCCGTGCGCCCGCCGCGCTGTAGCCTCGCCAACGTGATGAAGCGCGCCTTCGCGCAGACCAAGGCCTCTCCGACCGCCCTCGGTATCGTGACCTACCAGGGAAATAAAGCCGGGGAACCGCGCTGGTCGGTTACGTTGGGTGTCTTGAGCCACGCCGAGGTCCCCGACGACTGCTGA